One window of Cydia pomonella isolate Wapato2018A chromosome 7, ilCydPomo1, whole genome shotgun sequence genomic DNA carries:
- the LOC133520157 gene encoding uncharacterized protein LOC133520157, translating into MDILERIYRNIRGQLCNLPATVPKAVDYVNKSVQKVKIPPFTRDNVLYYYLPMQGLVSYTTLSISVMNPHLMVRLFPRRDVTDLLFLSAGGGAGLWLWARPHMAAAVPARRFSWAFLGGCLWPLGSIFLWAILRSSVGQRPVIGTFLGVTTGAMLTNIALDYFHYVELMFCGEVHLPDEVYSPNSDDEKYDIDI; encoded by the exons ATGGATATCCTAGAAAGAATTTATCGCAACATTCGGGGGCAGCTTTGCAACCTGCCGGCTACAGTGCCTAAAGCTGTGGATTATGTTAATAAGTCAGTGCAAAAAGTGAAAATACCACCATTCACAAGGGACAATGTGTTGTACTACTATTTACCAATGCAAGGTCTGGTCAGTTACACAACGCTATCAATATCTGTGATGAATCCTCATTTAATGGTCAG gTTATTTCCACGGCGAGATGTCACTGACCTCTTGTTCCTATCAGCTGGTGGTGGAGCAGGGCTTTGGCTCTGGGCCCGTCCCCACATGGCAGCGGCAGTGCCAGCAAGAAGATTCTCCTGGGCATTCCTCGGGGGGTGCCTCTGGCCTCTCGGCTCAATATTCTTGTGGGCTATACTGAGGAGCTCAGTTGGACAAAGGCCGGTAATCGGCACTTTTCTCGGAGTGACCACAGGAGCAATGCTAACTAATATTGCACTTGACTACTTCCACTATGTAGAGCTAATGTTCTGCGGGGAGGTGCACCTTCCTGATGAAGTGTACAGCCCTAATAGTGATGACGagaaatatgacattgatatcTAA